A genome region from Myroides fluvii includes the following:
- a CDS encoding DUF1456 family protein, with protein MTNNDILKKLRVALQLRDEQIVEILELVDFRISKGELGNFFRTADHPKYMECGDQILRNFLNGLVIYLRGTKEDPKNPMEVLQKNKENLVKKVKIEQPTEAKPFKNKPKAASPSGKKPFAKTDKPKNPLGNIKFNNGKKK; from the coding sequence ATGACTAATAACGATATTTTAAAGAAACTGAGAGTTGCTTTACAACTGAGAGACGAACAAATAGTAGAAATTCTTGAATTAGTAGATTTTAGAATTTCTAAAGGAGAACTAGGTAATTTCTTTAGAACTGCTGATCACCCAAAATACATGGAGTGCGGAGATCAAATTTTGAGAAACTTCCTAAACGGTTTGGTTATTTATCTTAGAGGAACGAAAGAAGATCCTAAAAACCCAATGGAGGTTTTACAGAAGAATAAAGAGAATCTTGTAAAAAAAGTAAAAATAGAACAACCTACTGAGGCTAAGCCATTTAAAAACAAACCTAAAGCTGCAAGCCCTTCAGGTAAAAAGCCCTTCGCTAAAACGGATAAACCTAAAAATCCACTAGGAAACATCAAGTTTAACAACGGGAAGAAAAAGTAA